The region TGCTCGTTATTACGGGGGATCGGTGGAGTGTAAAGCAAAAAGCAGTGCGTGACGAATTAGTAAGCACTGCTTTATTGCGCCGCTGTGAGAGTGAAAAGTGTCGAGACAGAAAGTGATACAGAAACAGAAAGTGAAACAGATTTTTTAACGCGCAAACTTTCTGCTTACTGCCTCGCGCATTTCTGCACCCTCGATAGAAAGTCTTGTCCAAGGAATTGCAAGCAATCTATCTGCTTCAATCGGCTCTTCCGTTTCTTCGCAAAGGCCGTAAGTCCCGCTCTCTATGCGGGAGAGGGCCATCTCGATCTCGAGCAGTTGATTTCTCATGCGCTCTTGCGACACCAGAAAAGTATGTTCCTCGATATGCGCGACCGAGATATCTCCTTCGTCCCCGGTCTTTTCCGAATGGGTAAACTCCAACTGGGCTGTTCTGAAACGATTCAGAATGTCTTGTTTTGTAAGGATAAGTTTTCTACGGCACTCAGTAACAATGTTTTCTGTGATCGGATTTTTCATAACAGCCCCCTTCTTTGGACTAAGCGGTCTAGTTTGCCGCTTTGTGTTCCTTAGACGGGAAGGTTGAGGGGGCCGGTTAAAAAAAGTGTATTAAATATTCTTATGTGAGCTATTGGCGAATACGCATAGGTGCAATTTCACCTTTTTCCACGGTCAAAGAGACTACAGGGCGCTCGATCTCGCGCTCAGAGCTCATTGTGAGCGTGCCAAGGGATCCTGGGAACTTCTTAAGACCAATCAGCTTGGCTGTTAATGCTTCGCGCGTGTCGGCCCCTGAGGCCACTAATTGACGTAAGATTAAGCCAGCGTCATACGCTTGGATTTCAATCAGGGATGGAGCTTCGCCGTAGAGGTTTTTATACTCCGTGATAAAACGGGATTGATCTTGAGTCATAGGAGCGATTGAATCCACGAACATTAAGTTGTTTGAAAAGTTACCGGCACGTTTTGCAATGCCCGGGGTATTCCATAAATTTGTTCCCATTAACTTTACGCCACGAACATCATTGAATGCGAGCATCGCAGCAATTTGGCCCATTGCTTTAGCGCTATCCGGAATAAAGATCGCGTCGAAATCGGTGATCGGCGGGAGAACATTTTCTGTATTATCTTTGCGGGCAGAACGTTTTTTGTCGGAGTGTTTCAACTCTTTCAAACGCAGATTGAACTCATCCTGACGACCTTCTCCGTAGTATGTGCCAACTAAGCGTTGAACCACCAAGCGAAAGTCAGTTTCTTTGGTTGAATAAGTTTGGATTGCCGTAATCTGCCCACCACGAGCCAAAACTTCATCCCAGAAGATATTCGTGAATTCGACACCATACTGATCATTTGGATATAATACTGCAAATTTCTTCATGCCCATGTCGTCCATCGCTGTTCTTACCAGCTGACGGACTTGCATTTCGCTTGTCAGAGAGTTTCTAAAAACTGTAGGGCCAATTTCGGTTAAGCCAGAACGTTGTGATAAAGCGATACTAGGAACACCCAGCTCATCAGATTTTGCAGCGACTGCAGGAGCGGTCTTACTTAGCAAACTTCCAACAACCGCAATAACATTGTCTTCTTTTACTAATCTTTCTACACCACGACGAGCAGAGTCTGGATTGCCTTCGCTGTCCATGACCGCCAATTTAAATCCCGATCCGGGAACATGAAGCCCTAAGCCCATTTCAAGGCCGCGAAGCGCGCGTTGTCCTACGGGTGCATTCTTTCCACTGAGTGGAAGAACCACACCGACAGTTTTAGATTGAACGTTTTTAGCAGCATCCAGTTGCGACAAGATGTCTTTAGCGCGAATTGCCAGATCACTCTCTGGCAAATAGTCGATCACGCCTGCGTAATATTTTTTTGCTTTGGAAATATCACGCTCTTCAAGGGCTTTATCAGCAAGGCGAGCCATAGCATGTCCACGCAGAAAACCGTAGTCTGAGTTATCAGCAACTTCCTCAAGCTGTTTTTCATTTAGACGATTTTCTACATCTTCAATAGCGCGCAAGCGATACACATCTTGCTCTTGTTTTGTGGGAGCTTGAACGGATTGCGCGACCAGGCCCTTAAGTACAGTCAAAGGATCTTGAGCCACCGGCGCGGTAGGAACTTGAGTGATGGCGGACGGGGGAGCTGTCTGGGGTGGCTTTGCAGCTAACCCTGACATTCCCTTACCCTTTTTGCCGTTGTTTTTAGTGACAGGAGCTGGCTTGATCTCCGTTTTTTTCGTCGTTGTTGTAGTACAAGAAGCGATTACAAATGCGGAGAAAATCAAAGCGAGCTTAGATGTCATTTTCTATTCCTCATCAAGTGAGACACTTTTTCGTGGAAGGACTTCACCATCGGTGTTGCGTCCCCGGACTTGGCTAATTCTTCAATCAATTCTTTTTGGCGGTTAGAAAGAGTTGGAGGAGTGTCCACCAATATTCTAACCATCATATCACCAGAGCCAAAACCACCAATTTTTGGAAAGCCCTTTCCTTTCAAACGAAACGTTTGTCCAGAATGAGTTCCAGGTGGGATGCGAATCATCGCTTTGCCCGTCAAAGTTGGAACTTCGATACTTGTTCCTAGGATAGCATCAGTGTAGGTGATAGGTAAATCCAGCGTGACATCGTTTTCAGCACGCTTAAATAAAGGATGCTCCTGGAGGGCGATAATCACATAAAGGTCTCCAGCAGAACCACCGGCCCCTGCATCACCTTCTCCAGAAAGTTTAAGTCGTTGGCCCTCTTTTACTCCAGCGGGGACATTGACAGAAAGTTTTGCGGATTCCTCTTTATTTCCACGCTGGCGCATGAAGCTGATTACTTTTTCAGTGCCAACCGCGGCTTCTTCGTAAGAAACATTTAATGTATAACGTAAATCTGTACCCTTTTGAGGTCGGCGAGTGCGTGCACCAGCGCCGGCACCAGGACCGCCGCGAGCGCCACCAAAGATGTCGCCAAAGACGTCACCGAAAATATCTTGGAAAGGATCTCCACCAGCACCAGCGCCGCCAGTGTTGCCTCCAAAGCCGCCGCCGAAACCACCAAAGCCGCCGGCACCACCGAAGGGACCGCCAGCTCCGCCGCCACCACCAAAACCAGGGCCGGCGTGACCGAATTGATCATACATCTCGCGTTTTTTAGTATCGCTGAGAACTTCGTATGCTTCGCTCAGTTCCTTGAATTTCTCCTCGGCCTTTTTGTCACCCGGATTTTTATCGGGATGATACTGCATCGCAAGCTTGCGGAATGATTTTTTAATTTCATCCCCAGTAGCTGTACGCGAAACATTTAAAAGCGAGTAGTAGTCCTTCTTAGACAATCAACGCCTCTTATTCTGGTTTTTTCGCAACAACCACTTGGCCTGTGCGAATCACCTTGTCGTGCAATTTGTATGGTTTTTTAAATACGCGCGCCACGTGCCCAGGAGCCACTTTTTCTGTAGCCTCACTGCTTAATGCTTCATGGATATTTGGATCAAATGGGGCACCCTCAGACGGAATTTCAATCACAGAATGTTTCGCCAAAAGGTTGCGAAGTTCGGAGGCTGTCATCTCGATGCCTTGTTTGTAAGTCCCCAGATTCTCTGCGGTTACGTTCACTGCTAAAGCACGATCAAAGTTATCTACGATATCCAAAAGGTCACGGATGAATCTTTCGCCACCGTATTTCATCAACTCGGAACGCTCTTTGATCGCGTTGCGTTTATAGTTTTCAAATTCCGCGCGCAGGTACAAGAAATCGTTTTTATACTTCTCTGCTTGATCTTGAAGCTTTTGAATTTCAGAAGAGACATCGAAATTTTCAGATGCCGCTGGATTGGAATTTTGAGAGTTGTTTTCTTCTGACATGAAAGTTCCTTTCGCAATACTTAAGATTGTGTATTCATTAGATATTGTCAATTAGGGTGGGAGCAGATTTTTGGAACCTAGACATCTTCTTTGAGGAAGGTAAGTTCCTGGAAAACCTTGTTACTAATAACTAGGCCGTCTCGTGTTAATTTCCAATGCTCTTGGTCAGATTGAACCCAACCATTGCCCACGAGTTTATTCATAATGCTGGAAATTTGATGATAGACCGCAACAGGGAATTTCTCTTGCAGTTCTCGTTCACTGAGGCCACGCATTAAACGCATGGAAGTATGACAAAAGTCCGTGAGGGCTTGATGCATTTCTAGTTGTTCCACTTGCGCGTCGGGTAAATGAAGGGATGGCGACGTGAACTCTTTTCCTTCGAACTCAAGAATCTGCTTTTTGTATTCACCAATAGAGTTCAAATTCCAATATCGAGTACCCCATTTAGATTCTTTGGAATACGAATGAGAACTTAATCCCAAGCTCCAATAAGGTTGATCGATCCAATAAAGCATATTGTGTCGTGATTCATATCCCGGGATTGCAAAGTTGGAAATTTCGTACTGTTGAAACCCATGTCCAGTGAGCTCGTTGGCAATGAAATCGAACATATCGACTTGCTCGTCATCTAAAGCACGGCCTTTAGAAAGGGGATGGCCTTCGGGAACTGTTAAACAATAGGGGCTGATATGTTTTGCCCCTTGTTCCACGGCGATGCGAACATCATTTTGTAGGCCTTCCAGAGTTTGAGAGGGCAATGCGAACAAAATGTCGAAGCTGAAATTTAAGTTGTGAGCTCGCAAAAGGTCCAGAGTTTCCAGCGTCTGTTTTGCTGAGTGTTCGCGATGCACCATTTTTAACAAACGATCATCGAAAGTTTGAGCTCCCACACTGAAGCGATTTACTCCGTGGTCGATGTACATTTTCAATTTTTCTTTGTCGACTGTCGCCGGATTAATCTCGATCGTGATTTCGGTCTCGGGTCCAGTTGTATAGCCATATCTACCCAGCTCTTTGATAACAGCTACAATAAGATGAGCAGGGATCAAACTTGGTGTTCCGCCACCAAAGTAAAGTGTGTCTAACTTTTGAGGCTGATAGTAGCGATGCTTTTGGCGAATCTCTTCAAATAGCAATTGGACGTACTGATCCGGAGGCAAAATCTTACTTTGCTCGTAAGTCGCGAAGTCACAATAAGTGCAGCGCTGAATACAGTAAGGAATGTGAACGTAAACGCCAAAAGCCATGGGAGTTATCTAGAGTATGTCTAAGAAATTTCAACTAAAAAACGGCCTAAAAGTTCTTTTATTAGAGAGTCATAAGTCACCCGTGGTCTCAGTTCAAATGTGGGTGAAAACAGGCTCTGCCGACGAAAAAAAGGGCGAAGAGGGGATTTCTCACTTTATTGAGCACTTGGTATTTAAAGGAACTCGTAAATACAAAGTGGGGGAGATTGCTTCCACGGTAGAGGGTTCCGGTGGGGAGTTAAACGCCTATACGTCGTTCGATCAAACTGTATTTTACGTTACCATTTCCAAGCAGTTTACTGACGTAGCTATGGATGTAATCAGTGAAATGATGGGTTATCCAACCTTTGATCCACAAGAAATCGACAACGAGCGCGAAGTGGTGATCGAGGAAATTAAACGCGGTCAAGATAGCCCAGGTCGCAGATCCAGCCAGCTTTTATTTTCAAATATCTTCCGTAAGCATGCTTACGGAATTCCAGTAATTGGATACGACAAGGTTATTAATAAAGTTAGTGCCAAAAAAATTCGCGAATACTATCAAAGTCGTTATGTGCCTTCGAACATGTTCCTGGTCATCGCTGGAGATTTTGAATCGAAAGAGATGAAACAAAAAGTTGAAAAAATGTTCGGAGGATTTGCTCCGTATAAACTGCGCAAATCAAAACATGTTAAAGAGCCTGCACAGAAGAATATTCGTATCAAAGTTGAGCAAGCTAAATTTGAAACAACCACTGGTTACTTGAGCTGGAGAATTCCTAACGTTAAACATAAAGATATTGCTGCTCTGGAAGTATTGGCCTCTATCTTGGGCCAGGGGGATTCATCGCGTTTGATGCAGACCCTGCGCATTCGTGAACCGCTGACAAACTCCGTGGGAGCTTTTAGCTATTCAATGCCTGATGATGGGTTATTTGCTATATCGTTTAATCTTGAACAAGAAAACTTAGATAAAGCGTTAAATGCGATGATTCCGGTTCTGACCAAGATTATCCAAGAACCTCCAAGTGTCATGGAGATGCAAAAAGCGATTACGAATTTTGCAAGCCACGAAGTTTATTCGATGGAGACTGTGGATAACATTGCGAGAAAAGCCGGAGGGGATCAGTTCTATTACGACGATCATGATCACTACCGCAAATATATGAAACAAGTTTACTCTTTAAAGCCGGAAGATATTCAAAAGGCAGCAAAGAAGTACTTTAAATCAGATGCATTCAGCCTGTCGCTTATGACCAATATGGATAAGACACTGGCTGATAAATCGATGAAACTTTTTGCGAAAAACTTGAAGAAAGCGTTAGCGACAGTTAAGCCTGCTAAAGAAAAGCCACCTAAGTTTGTTCCTAAGAAATTCTCGATTAACACCGAGGCAGTTAAACACACTCCAGAAACTCAAAGAATCACTTTGAAATCAGGGGCAACACTTTTGGTGCGCGAACAAAAAGATACCCCTTACGTTTCCATGAAGGCGGCGTTTTTAGGTGGAGCGCGCATGGAAGATGGTACAACAAATGGTTTGACGGAACTTTTCTCAAGAAACTGGTTGTCTGGATCTGAAAAATTCACCGAGGACGAAATCAACCATCGGGTGGATGAATTAGCCGCTGGTATAGGTGCCTTCGGCGGCAGAAACTCTGTGGGTATGTCGATGGACTACCTTTCTCCTTTTGAAGATAAGATGCTTGAAATTTACACGGACTCTTTATTACATCCAAAGTTTCCAGTCGATATTTTGGAGCGTGAAAAAGTCGTTCAAAAAAATCAGGTAAAATCTCGTAACGACAATCCAGCCCAGATTTGCGTGATGAATTTCATGAAAGAAGTTTTCAAGAACCATCCTTATTCACGTGATCTTTTAGGGGATGACAAATCAATTTCCGCAATTACACAAAACTCTCTGCTAAAATATTATAATAATGTTGCACACGCAAAAAACTTAACAGTATGTGTGGTCGGAGACGTCGATACTAAAAAATGGGTAAACACTTTCGAAGAGGTCACAGCGGAACTGCCCTCAGGCAAAAAGATTGAAAACCATTTTCCAATCACCAAGGTGAAGGAGTCACGACACATCTTTCACGAACTTAAGAAAGAGCAAAGTCATATCATCGTCGGCTACCAAGGCCTGACGCTGGCAAGCCCAGAGCGCTACACTCTTGAGATCATTCAATCTATTCTAAGTGGTCAGGGGGGACGTTTGTTCTTAGAGCTTCGGGACAAAAACTCCTTAGCCTATTCCGTATCGCCTATGCACATGGAAGGCATCGAAGGCGGATACTTTGGTGGATATATCGGATGCTCGCCGGAGAAAGCTCAAAAATCTATTCAGATGCTTCAAGCGGAGTTTAAGAAATTAGCCGATGTAAAAGTTGGCGAAGAAGAATTAACTCGTGCACAACGATACTTAATCGGTCGTCATGATATCGAATTGCAACGTAAAGGTACGATTTGTAATGCGATCTTATTCGATGATATTTATGGTCTTGATTACCGTGAAAGTTTGGATGTAGCTGATAAGTATTTTGCGATCACACCAGAAGATATTCAAAATCTGGCTCAGAAGATCTTTGCGCAACCAGAGATTATTTCTCTGGTTGGGCCGAATGATATTTAAATCGAGAAGGTAATGGAACTCGCGGTCTATTATAGATCGCGGGCTACCGGTTCGCTTAAAGAAACCTCGCTGGAAGCAGTTTTCGCCTTAGGAGCTTTGCGCTTCTTACCTAAAGTCGCTTGAGCAACGATACCTTTTAGAAGGTCGCGAGAGTCATCATCTAACATCAAAGTAAAGCCGGATGGAACTTGCGCGTTGATCTTAACGGCCTTTTTCAAATCTGGATTAAACATCACAAAGTTATCTTCTGAAAGTTTACTTTTGCGCAAAAGATCTTTGGCGTTGATGCTTCGGGAAAGCTTCACGGTGTGGAGATTTAACTTCTCTGAATAGTTCAAATCTTTAAAGGCCTCTTCATGATATTTTTCTGCATAAAGAGCCGCTAGGAATTCAGAATAGAAATTTGAAGAAGCAAAATCGAAAGACTTAGTTCGGTATTTAGAAATGATTTCGCCTAAATCATGAGATTTTGCTTTCGCCATACCTTTGCGCATGCCTGGGGGACCATGGTTCCATGCTGTGATCGCTAAAGGCCACGAACGTTTTAAAATCATATGATTTTCTTTAAGCAATTGGGCAGCCGCCACAGTTGCCTTAAATGGCGAATGTCTTTCATCGATATTGTCATTCACAACCATGAATTTGCGACCTGTGCCGCCCATGAATTGCCAAATACCTGAGGCACCCACTTTGGATTTCGCATGTTTGTTAAAGCTGCTTTCCACGAATGGAATACGAGTTAGCTCAACCGGAAGACCATAGTTTTCAAAAATTTCTTCCATTGCCGGAAGGTACTTTGGACTGACTTCAAGACCTTCTTGGAAGAAGTTTCTTTGTCCAGTTTGCACGCGTACATTTTGTAAAGCCATTTTCGCTTTTGTTTTAACCTCGCCATCCAGATGGGAAAGGGCTTCCATCGCGCGAGTTTCATCTTCGTTCAAATTATCGTAGCTTTTCTTTTTAGCTAGAGACTTCAATGCGTTCTTGGTTTTTGCGACTTGTTGTTTTACCAAAGCGTCGGCTTTTAGATTTCTCATCCAACGATGTTTTGGCGTGTCTGATTCAATAATGCTAGTCACATCAACAACTTCAAAAATGATCCAAGGATAAACTGAATGGTGGATGACACGTTTATTGGAGTTATGAAGGGTATATACGTCAAACCAAAATCCTACGCGCTCACGTAGGTTTTCTGGGATATGGAACTCTTCAGAGATGATATTTTCATAGTCATTAAGGATTTCCTCGCGGTTTTCTACCACACCGGATTCAGGAATTGGTCCGTTGTCTTCGTCAATAGCAACAAACTGAGGAATATCTAAATTAATCGCTGATTCATCCGCATCGACCTCCGCGTCTTCATCATTATTAGCGAAGATCATTGGTTTTTCAGGATTTTTTGGCGTCGCCGGAATCGAAGATTCCCCTGCAAATATTGAATCCGTATCGATAAGATGAACTGAATTATAAAGAGCAACGACTCCCGCAAGAACAACCATGGTCGCAACACTGCCGGCCGTCAGTTTCTTCTTTTTAGTATCTAGTTTGGTAATCATATTAACTTTGATCATTAAAACCTGCTCTTTCAGTCAATTAGTAAGAGCAAGCCTGGTGCCGCCGTTAAAACCCGTGGAAACCCAATAGGTGCGGTGGAACCGTATAGAAGTTATACACTTTGCGCAGAAAGGGCAGCCGTTCCATTTTGATACACTGGACCGTGTGCTTCGCTAGACGTGGAAATGTTTAGGTAGACTCGCCTGGATACTCGAGAGAAAATAAACGAAAATCTTTAACTTGCGGTGGGCGGATATTATAAAACGTTTTCAAAACCTCCTTCGCTCTGTGCGCCACCAAAAGGTCAACAAAGTATTGGCGGGAGCCGTCGTCGTCTTGTGCATACCTACATTTGCATACTTTTGGGATATCGTTTGGGATCGAACTAACAGGGTTGAAATCATTCGTGCCGTTGATTTGTTTGAAGAACCAAATCCTTCGCCGTCGGCGACGCCTATTGGGATATTGGTGCCGCGTGAAAAACTAAAAGTTCTTAGAGTGCAATTTGGTGATGTGCATATGAGTGTCAAAATTCAGCGCAAGAATGGTGATGTAGGATGGATTGTATATAACCAAGAATCTGCAGAGATGAACGACTATTAGTCTCTAAATGATACATTGGGGTCTGTTTTCGACCAACGTCCTGATTTACAATAAACAATTAACCGAATCATTCCGATATGTTGTTAGACTATAGAGAGAATAACAACGAGTCCAGGAATGAAAGACAAACCAAACTCGCAATCAGTAGAACTTTTTGTAAGCCCTGAAGGCTATTTTCAGGAGCTAGTATCCAAAGGACTTTACGATCGTAAAGTTCAAACTTATCCTCTTGTCGAAACGTACCTCGTAAATCTTTTAAAGCAGTATCTAGATGCCAACGCACTTTTTGAAGCTGAAGCGACTCTGGCTGAAATGTATCTGCATGCTCACCAGGCCGAACAGTCCGTCAAAATGGAAAAGTTTAAAAAGCTGGGCGATCGCGCACTTTATATCAGTGGCTTTTTCGGAGACTCTCTAAGTCGCAAAGCAGTTGATGTGGATTACTACGCCAACATTGGTGGAGCGGCCTACACGCACTTGGCTCATGCGACACGTGAGGATGGCCTCGCAAAGGTTTATAAAACGTTCTCAGCGCGCTTCATTGAGTTCGTTGATGTGCTGACTTACATTAGCCAACACTCCTTCGTGAAGTCAGATGAAAGTATTCTTAGACTCTATGACCGGTACCAGAAGACGGGTTCAGAGCTTGCTCGGGAAAAGCTCGTGGAAATGGGGGTTCTGACCCTGCCTCAGGACCAAGTAAAGCTTGGCAAACAGGGGTGATTCCTCTAATCTGCGACCATGTTCGGTTTAGGCATGTCAGAAATCATTTTCCTAGCTATCCTGGCACTGATCGTGATCGGTCCCAAGGAACTTCCAGAAGTGGCGCGCACTCTTGGCCGCTTTCTTAACGAACTTAAAAGAACAACAGGTGATTTTACCGAAGACTTGAAAAAACAAGCGCGCGTAGATCACATTGATTTGTTCGAGACGCCTAGAAAAGGTCCGCGGAGCGCTCCTCCAGCAAATCCCTCTGTATCGAATGATGAAGAAGGTGATTGGAGTTCGCCAGATCACGTACCTCACGGTGGTGCGCCAACAATGCACGATTCAGCACATAAGCGTGAACCCGTTCAAATGGATCTTCCTGAACAAAAGAGCACTGATGACGGTGGCGATAACAAAGGGAACAAGGCCTAATGAGAACTGAAGACTTAGACCAAAAATCCCAGTCATTATACGAGCATCTTGGTGAACTTCGTTTCCGTTTAGTTCGTATGGTTTGGATTCTGCTTATTGCAACGGGGATCTGCTATCATTTTAGCGAACCAGTTTTTGATTTCATTCGAGCACCGATCGCACCTTATCTTCCTGGTGGCGGTTTGATTTACACCGGTCCTCTGGATAAATTCATGGCTCATATCAAGATCGCATTTGTCTGCGGTATTATCGTGTCGTGTCCGTTGTGGCTTTACCAAGTGTGGAAGTTTGTAGCTCCTGGTCTTTATCAGAACGAACGAAAATATTCTATGGGCTTCATCATCGCCGGATCGGGATTATTCGTTTCTGGAGCCGCTTTCTCCTACTACGTAGTTTTGCCAATGGCATTTCATTTCCTGATGAACTATGGCGGCACAACAGATAAAGCGATGATTTCCATTGAGCAGTATTTGGGTTTTTTCACGCAAATGTGTTTGATGTTTGGTGTCTCTTTTGAGCTTCCCTTGATCATTTCGATTCTTGGAATGATGGGTTTAGTGAGCCAAAAGTTTTTAAAAGATAAAAGACGTTATGCGATCATGACTTTAGCGGTAGCGGCAGCCATCATCACTCCACCAGATTTAATGAGTATGGTGATGATGCTGATTCCGATGGTTCTTCTGTATGAGATCGGTGTGATCATGGTGGGTATTTTTGAACGTAAGCGCGAAACGGAAATCCGACAAAACCAAAGAGAGTAGCGATTTACACGCTGGCAACAGTCAGCAGCTCTTCAATTTAAAAAATAAAAAAGGGAAGCTTTGAACAAGCTTCCCTTTTTTTCTAAACATTCTAAGAAACAATTAAGGCTCTTCGAATTTGATCAGCACAGCGCCTGATTCGACGGAATCACCCTGTTTGATTTTGATCTCTTTGATTTTTACATCACGAGTAGCGCGCATTTCGTTTTCCATTTTCATCGCCTCCATGATCAAAAGTGGCTTATTCGCCTTCACGATATCGCCTTCTTTTGCAAAGATTTCGATGATTTTACCTGGCATGCCGGCCTTCAACTCCATATCGCCGCCAAAGCCGCCGCCTTTCTTCAAAGATTCATGCAAAAGCATTTCATCATTGAAGATTTTGATCGAACGGAACGAGTTACGCGTAAACACTGTGTATTCAGTGTCTGAACCCACAACGTCTATCAAGTAAGACTTACCTTGGAAAAGGAAACTGATGTATTCCTCAGCGTGTTTAAAGTCATTTTTGGAAATGTCATGGTGAACCCACTCTTTGCCCTCTTGTTGCAAAGAAATCTTCCAAGCGTGACGACCTTCCGTCACGTCTACTTTGTATTTGATTCCTCTAAGTTCTGCTTCGAAATACATGTTAAGTCCTCAACTGAAGTTTACGACCAACGCTTCTCCAAGTGGAGCGAACGTTAAGCTGACGGATATCCTTCGATTTACGATCGTTATAGGCTTCAATAGCCGCCGCGATCAAGAACACTGGATCATCAACTTGTTTGAACATCACAGGTTCGATAACTTCGAAGTTTTTCTCGATAAATTGTGTCGTGTAAGTACCGTCACGGAAAGTCGGGTGGTCCAAAATCGTTTTATGCAGAACGATGTTTGTTTTGATACCCGTCAATACGAACTCAGACAAAGCACGTTGCATACGATCGATCGCTTCATTACGAGTGTCACCCCAAGTAATAACCTTAGAGATCATAGGATCGTAATAGATCGGAACGTTGTAACCAGGGTAGGCGTAAGAATCCACACGCATGAACGGGCCTTGAGGGTGACGGCAAGCGCGGATAACACCTGGATTCGGTTTGTAAGTAACAGGATCTTCTGCGCAGATTCTGGCTTCGATAGCGTGGCCTTTTTGCTTGATGTCTTCTTGCTTAAAGCTCAAAGGCTTACCAGCAGCAACGTTGATTTGCTCACGAACCAAGTCAACACCAGTCACGATTTCCGTGATCGGATGTTCAACTTGCAAACGTGTATTCATTTCCATGAAATAGAATTCTTTAGTCGTGTTGTCGAAGATATATTCTATAGTACCCGCGCCAACGTAATTGATCTGCTTCGCCGCGCGAACAGATGCTTCACCCATGCGCAAGCGCACTTCATGCGGGACAGAAGGAGACGGAGACTCTTCGATGATCTTTTGGTTACGACGTTGAACAGAGCACTCACGTTCAAACAAGTGAACGTGGTTACCGTGTTTGTCGCCAAATACTTGGATCTCGATGTGTTTCGGATCATTGATGAACTTTTCGATGTATACAGTCGGATTTGCGAAATAGTTCTGACCCTCAGAGCGGCAAGCGCGGAAAGCACTTTCAAACTCATCCATCTTACGAACGATACGCATCCCTTTACCACCACCACCGGCGGTGGCTTTGATAATAACTGGAAGACCGATTTTTTCTGCAACTTTCAAAGCATCTTCAACAGTATCAACGC is a window of Bdellovibrio sp. SKB1291214 DNA encoding:
- the accC gene encoding acetyl-CoA carboxylase biotin carboxylase subunit; translated protein: MFKKILIANRGEIAIRITRACRELGIASVAVFSDADRDSLHVFLADEAYHIGPSPSKESYLNYRRILEVAKQSGADAVHPGYGFLSENTTFAKACEEAGITFIGPTVANIESMGDKISAKALMKKSGVPTVPGSDGGVDTVEDALKVAEKIGLPVIIKATAGGGGKGMRIVRKMDEFESAFRACRSEGQNYFANPTVYIEKFINDPKHIEIQVFGDKHGNHVHLFERECSVQRRNQKIIEESPSPSVPHEVRLRMGEASVRAAKQINYVGAGTIEYIFDNTTKEFYFMEMNTRLQVEHPITEIVTGVDLVREQINVAAGKPLSFKQEDIKQKGHAIEARICAEDPVTYKPNPGVIRACRHPQGPFMRVDSYAYPGYNVPIYYDPMISKVITWGDTRNEAIDRMQRALSEFVLTGIKTNIVLHKTILDHPTFRDGTYTTQFIEKNFEVIEPVMFKQVDDPVFLIAAAIEAYNDRKSKDIRQLNVRSTWRSVGRKLQLRT